A section of the Verrucomicrobium sp. GAS474 genome encodes:
- a CDS encoding AraC family transcriptional regulator, with protein sequence MGTRTGTGKGRSIPVYQLGEYRRPQLSPDGVHVCTLAESFAHYYQRRHPHVHPFFQVFFASGAGRFMHDFRDYAIRGPVLAFVSPGQVHAMSLTPQLRGLFVSFTPDFFDQAAPPPSRLPDFPFFYAAGVDPFLRLKGGDAARFRALFAELKREFDSGLPGAGPVMRALLEIIFTRAARLYPASSSSPSSSLSRPARLAREFLLAVERRFAEPVTLAAYAALLQVTPNHLNDTLRRETGQAAGEWVRQRRLLEAKRLLLHSDLDAAEIGYRLGFADPSYFGRFFLRGEGASPSAFRQKIREKYQRRAA encoded by the coding sequence ATGGGTACCCGCACCGGCACGGGCAAAGGTAGATCGATCCCCGTCTACCAGCTGGGCGAATACCGCCGCCCCCAGCTCAGCCCCGACGGCGTCCACGTCTGCACCCTCGCCGAGTCGTTCGCCCACTACTACCAGCGGCGGCATCCCCACGTTCATCCCTTCTTCCAGGTCTTCTTCGCCAGCGGCGCGGGCCGCTTCATGCACGACTTCCGCGACTATGCGATCCGGGGTCCCGTCCTCGCCTTCGTCAGCCCCGGCCAGGTCCACGCGATGAGCCTGACGCCGCAGCTGCGCGGCCTCTTCGTCTCCTTCACCCCCGATTTCTTCGACCAGGCCGCGCCGCCGCCCAGCCGCCTTCCCGACTTCCCCTTCTTCTACGCCGCCGGCGTCGATCCTTTCCTTCGCTTAAAGGGAGGCGATGCCGCCCGCTTCCGCGCCCTCTTCGCCGAGTTGAAGCGGGAATTCGATTCGGGCCTTCCCGGTGCGGGGCCGGTGATGCGGGCCCTGCTGGAGATCATCTTCACCCGCGCCGCCCGGCTCTATCCCGCCTCGTCCTCCTCCCCTTCCTCCTCCCTCTCCCGGCCCGCGCGGCTGGCGCGGGAATTCCTCCTCGCCGTCGAGCGCCGCTTTGCCGAACCAGTGACGCTTGCCGCCTATGCCGCCCTTCTCCAGGTCACGCCGAACCATCTGAACGACACCCTCCGCCGCGAGACCGGCCAGGCCGCCGGGGAATGGGTCCGCCAGCGCCGCCTCCTCGAGGCGAAGCGGCTCCTCCTCCACTCCGACCTCGACGCCGCCGAGATCGGCTACCGCCTCGGCTTCGCCGATCCCTCCTACTTCGGCCGCTTCTTCCTCCGCGGGGAAGGGGCGTCGCCTTCCGCCTTTCGTCAAAAAATCCGAGAAAAATACCAGAGGCGGGCCGCCTAG
- a CDS encoding metallophosphoesterase produces MDKNDLIHDISKDGVDRRGFLKCMAWTGTGLVWSINGGILSSAVFGANSAAAATAELNFVQISDTHVGFNKPANQNVLGTFQETVKRINTLPKTPDFILHTGDLTHLAADEQFDTVDQVLKGAKASQVFYVPGEHDILNDKGAQYLQRFGKGTQGNGWYSFDQKGVHFIGLVNVFNDTEGGMGILGADQLDWLKKDLAGLATSTPIVVFAHIPLWEVYAQWGWGTTDGAQALALLKRFGSVTVLNGHIHQAMQKIEGNMTFHTARSTAFPQPAPGSAPKPGPMVVPAEQLRGMLGLTRVSYVETDSHLAIVDSTLA; encoded by the coding sequence ATGGACAAAAACGACCTCATTCACGACATCAGCAAGGACGGCGTCGACCGGCGCGGCTTCCTCAAGTGCATGGCCTGGACCGGCACCGGCCTCGTCTGGTCGATCAACGGCGGCATCCTCTCCTCCGCCGTCTTCGGCGCGAACAGCGCGGCGGCGGCGACGGCCGAATTGAATTTCGTCCAGATCAGCGACACCCACGTCGGCTTCAACAAGCCGGCGAACCAGAACGTCCTCGGCACCTTCCAGGAGACGGTGAAGCGGATCAACACGCTGCCGAAGACGCCCGACTTCATCCTCCACACGGGCGACCTGACCCACCTCGCCGCCGACGAGCAGTTCGACACCGTCGACCAGGTCCTGAAGGGGGCGAAGGCCTCCCAGGTCTTCTACGTCCCCGGGGAACACGACATCCTCAACGACAAGGGGGCGCAATACCTTCAACGCTTCGGCAAGGGGACCCAGGGGAACGGCTGGTACAGCTTCGACCAGAAGGGGGTCCATTTCATCGGCCTCGTCAACGTCTTCAACGACACCGAGGGCGGCATGGGCATCCTCGGGGCCGACCAGCTCGACTGGCTGAAGAAGGACCTCGCCGGATTGGCGACGAGCACGCCGATCGTCGTCTTCGCCCACATCCCGCTCTGGGAAGTCTACGCCCAGTGGGGCTGGGGGACGACCGACGGGGCGCAGGCCCTCGCGCTGCTGAAGCGCTTCGGCTCAGTGACGGTCCTCAACGGCCACATCCACCAGGCGATGCAGAAGATCGAGGGGAACATGACGTTCCACACCGCCCGCTCCACGGCCTTCCCCCAGCCCGCGCCGGGGAGCGCGCCGAAGCCGGGGCCGATGGTCGTCCCGGCGGAGCAGCTCCGGGGGATGCTGGGGCTGACCCGGGTTTCCTACGTGGAGACCGATAGCCATTTGGCCATTGTCGATTCGACGTTGGCGTAG
- a CDS encoding anti-sigma factor, producing the protein MTCHAALPLLDSYLDGELDLTASLAVEAHLAACPACRAERESRAAFRAALREQLPAHPAPPRLKAAIRAQSRGVRPSLPGWQALFVRAWSLPLSGAWASACAALLIVVATLLLLPGGRDRLVDEAIADHTRSLLADHLTDVASTDQHTVKPWFAGKLDYSPAVIDPASVGYPLVGGRLDFLNQRTVAALVYQRRKHAINLFIWPAASSPLRRAFVKKNGYHTYGWSQEGMNYLAVSELAKGEFLEFVKQIEERERAAEMSPVHGTP; encoded by the coding sequence ATGACGTGCCACGCCGCCCTCCCCCTCCTCGACAGTTACCTCGACGGCGAACTCGACCTCACCGCCAGCCTCGCCGTCGAGGCCCACCTCGCCGCCTGTCCCGCCTGCCGCGCCGAACGGGAGAGCCGCGCCGCCTTCCGCGCCGCCCTGCGGGAACAGCTCCCCGCCCACCCCGCGCCGCCCCGCCTGAAAGCCGCGATCCGGGCGCAATCGAGGGGCGTCCGGCCTTCCCTTCCCGGGTGGCAGGCCCTCTTCGTCCGGGCGTGGAGCCTCCCCCTCTCCGGCGCGTGGGCCTCCGCTTGCGCCGCCCTCCTCATCGTCGTGGCCACCCTCCTTCTCCTCCCCGGCGGGCGGGACCGCCTCGTCGACGAGGCCATCGCCGACCACACCCGCTCCCTCCTCGCCGACCACCTCACCGACGTCGCCTCCACCGACCAGCACACCGTCAAGCCGTGGTTCGCCGGGAAGCTCGACTACTCCCCCGCCGTCATCGATCCCGCCTCCGTCGGCTACCCCCTCGTCGGCGGCCGCCTCGATTTCCTGAACCAGCGCACCGTCGCCGCCCTCGTCTACCAGCGGCGCAAGCACGCCATCAACCTCTTCATCTGGCCCGCCGCCTCCAGCCCCCTCCGCCGCGCCTTCGTCAAAAAGAACGGCTACCACACCTACGGCTGGTCCCAGGAAGGGATGAACTACCTCGCCGTCTCCGAACTCGCCAAGGGGGAATTCCTCGAATTCGTCAAACAGATCGAGGAACGGGAGCGGGCGGCGGAGATGAGCCCCGTTCATGGGACGCCGTAG
- a CDS encoding sigma-70 family RNA polymerase sigma factor produces MEGGIEISGERFEERFLPHCDAAHNLARWLMRNDRDAEDAVQESYLRAYKAFARFRGGDPRACKAWFLTIVRHVCYTSLRKRHRHDAEEPFDEELHQPEAEGEGDAALWRAARADLLRQALEKLPPEFREMIVLCDIEGLGYKEIAVVADLPIGTVMSRLSRARGKLRAEALALLKQEALR; encoded by the coding sequence ATGGAAGGCGGCATCGAAATCTCCGGGGAACGCTTCGAGGAACGGTTCCTCCCCCATTGCGATGCCGCCCACAACCTGGCCCGGTGGCTGATGCGGAACGACCGTGACGCCGAGGACGCCGTCCAGGAAAGCTATCTGCGCGCCTACAAGGCCTTCGCCCGGTTCCGGGGCGGGGATCCCCGGGCGTGCAAGGCCTGGTTCCTCACCATCGTCCGCCATGTCTGTTACACCTCCCTCCGCAAACGGCACCGCCACGACGCCGAAGAACCGTTCGACGAGGAGCTCCACCAGCCCGAGGCCGAAGGCGAGGGGGACGCCGCCCTCTGGCGGGCCGCCCGCGCCGATCTCCTGCGGCAGGCCCTCGAGAAACTCCCTCCCGAATTCCGCGAGATGATCGTCCTCTGCGATATCGAGGGCCTCGGCTACAAGGAAATCGCCGTCGTCGCCGACCTCCCCATCGGCACCGTCATGTCCCGCCTCTCCCGCGCCCGGGGGAAACTCCGCGCCGAGGCCCTCGCCCTCCTCAAACAGGAGGCCCTCCGATGA
- a CDS encoding DUF2231 domain-containing protein: MHLDPLLWPKLHGASAHFPIALTLVAAVCEGVALRLAEGPRREGLRATGFYCIVAAALGTVPAVLSGLVMTHGETMGHDLLRWHHLFVWPSFALIVGLAVWRFKGETGERLYIAVLMAAAVLISLAGYWGGEMIVNG, encoded by the coding sequence ATGCACCTCGATCCGCTCCTTTGGCCGAAGCTCCATGGGGCGAGCGCCCACTTCCCCATCGCCCTGACCCTGGTCGCGGCGGTGTGCGAGGGGGTGGCGCTCCGTCTGGCGGAAGGGCCCCGGCGCGAGGGGCTGCGGGCGACCGGGTTCTATTGCATCGTCGCCGCAGCGTTGGGGACGGTTCCCGCCGTCCTCTCCGGGCTCGTCATGACGCACGGGGAGACGATGGGGCACGATCTCCTTCGCTGGCACCATCTCTTCGTCTGGCCTTCCTTCGCGCTGATCGTCGGTCTCGCGGTCTGGCGATTCAAAGGGGAAACGGGAGAGCGGCTCTATATCGCCGTGCTGATGGCGGCAGCCGTACTGATCTCCCTCGCCGGATATTGGGGCGGGGAGATGATCGTCAACGGGTGA
- a CDS encoding MFS transporter has product MQRDVPTVQPRGSEDAPQPAAADAVSSSSLPARGQQAVLAILVALSFSHLLNDAIQALLPSVYPLLKDSFGLNFTQIGLITFTFQMTGSVFQPLVGLYTDRHPKPYSLALGMTITLGGLVFLAYAPSYPAVIAAAALVGLGSAIFHPESSRMARLASGGRHGFAQSLFQVGGNAGSALGPLLAALIVVPYGQRHILWFSLAALAGIVILMRVGTWYRGRLAEGLAKAVQRGTERPPLPRRTVVLSLGILLTLVFSKYFYLVSMTSYYTFYLMGKFNVSVQDSQFLLFAFLGAVAAGTIIGGPVGDRFGRKWVIWASIVGMAPFSLLLPHVGLVGTAILSVLIGLVMASAFSAILVYATELVPGRVGLIAGLFFGFAFGMAGIGAAVLGKLADRTSIDFVYQVCAFLPLIGLLTGFLPDIEGKKRD; this is encoded by the coding sequence ATGCAAAGAGACGTTCCCACAGTCCAGCCCCGGGGCAGCGAAGACGCACCCCAGCCCGCCGCCGCCGATGCGGTCTCCTCTTCCTCCCTCCCCGCGCGGGGCCAGCAGGCCGTCCTCGCCATCCTCGTCGCCCTCAGCTTCTCCCACCTCCTCAACGACGCCATCCAGGCCCTCCTTCCCTCCGTCTATCCCCTGCTGAAGGATTCCTTCGGCCTCAACTTCACCCAGATCGGCCTCATCACCTTCACCTTCCAGATGACCGGCTCGGTCTTCCAGCCCCTCGTCGGCCTCTACACCGACCGCCATCCGAAGCCCTACTCCCTCGCCCTCGGCATGACCATCACCCTCGGCGGGCTCGTCTTCCTCGCCTACGCGCCCAGCTACCCCGCCGTCATCGCCGCCGCCGCCCTCGTCGGCCTCGGCTCGGCCATCTTCCATCCCGAGTCGTCCCGCATGGCCCGCCTCGCCTCGGGCGGGCGGCACGGCTTCGCCCAGTCCCTCTTCCAGGTCGGGGGGAACGCCGGGTCGGCCCTCGGGCCGCTCCTCGCCGCCCTCATCGTCGTCCCCTACGGCCAGCGCCACATCCTCTGGTTTTCCCTCGCCGCCCTCGCCGGGATCGTGATCCTCATGCGCGTCGGCACGTGGTACCGGGGCCGCCTCGCCGAGGGCCTCGCGAAGGCCGTGCAGCGCGGCACGGAGCGCCCCCCGCTCCCCCGCCGCACCGTCGTCCTCTCCCTCGGCATCCTGCTGACCCTCGTCTTCTCGAAGTACTTCTACCTCGTCTCGATGACCAGCTACTACACCTTCTACCTCATGGGGAAATTCAACGTCTCCGTGCAGGACTCCCAGTTCCTCCTCTTCGCCTTCCTCGGCGCGGTGGCGGCGGGGACCATCATCGGCGGCCCCGTCGGCGACCGCTTCGGGCGGAAGTGGGTCATCTGGGCCTCGATCGTCGGCATGGCCCCCTTCTCCCTCCTCCTCCCCCACGTCGGCCTCGTCGGGACGGCGATCCTCTCCGTCCTCATCGGCCTCGTGATGGCCTCGGCCTTCTCGGCCATCCTCGTCTACGCCACGGAGCTGGTCCCCGGCCGCGTCGGCCTCATCGCCGGGCTCTTCTTCGGCTTCGCCTTCGGCATGGCCGGGATCGGCGCGGCGGTGCTGGGGAAACTCGCCGACCGGACGAGCATCGACTTCGTCTACCAGGTCTGCGCCTTCCTCCCCCTCATCGGCCTCCTCACCGGCTTCCTCCCCGACATCGAGGGGAAGAAGCGGGACTGA
- a CDS encoding cytochrome c, giving the protein MTPFPTPFRTALLVSVAALGGAWFLARCLAPGTGGPPLPAPDLAQQVAAGKRFYAQSCLHCHGTEADGEGEDGGADLRGLRLSHARIAGVIRNGIKGEMPPFRKKYGTAEIDALVAYLRTLPAQ; this is encoded by the coding sequence ATGACGCCTTTCCCTACCCCCTTCCGCACCGCCCTTCTCGTTTCGGTCGCCGCGTTGGGCGGCGCTTGGTTCCTGGCCCGGTGCCTCGCCCCGGGAACGGGCGGGCCTCCCCTTCCCGCCCCCGACCTCGCCCAGCAGGTCGCCGCCGGGAAACGCTTCTACGCCCAAAGCTGCCTCCACTGTCACGGCACCGAGGCCGACGGCGAAGGCGAGGACGGCGGGGCCGACCTGCGCGGCCTCCGCCTCAGCCACGCCCGGATCGCCGGGGTGATCCGCAACGGGATCAAGGGAGAAATGCCGCCGTTCCGGAAGAAGTATGGAACGGCGGAGATCGACGCGCTGGTCGCTTACCTGCGGACGCTGCCTGCGCAGTGA
- the tkt gene encoding transketolase, translating into MADTFQTASAEVLTANTIRTLTLDAVEAAKSGHPGLPMGCAEFATVLWTKFLKIDPTNPKWPNRDRFVLSAGHGSMLVYSLLHLAGFESVPLEEIKKFRQLHSRTPGHPESFETEGVEVTTGPLGAGTANSVGLAMGQKHNAAVYNDASFKVSDHKVYTIVSDGDLQEGVSHEAAALAGHLGLDNLIWFYDDNNVSIEGHNDIAYSDIVPLRFKGYNWHVIEIDGNDWAQIDKALTEANATVGKPTIIIGKTVIGKGSPKMAGTHKAHSDAFGPEEVAATKKNLGFDPEQFFVVPDKVKALFAEKRQVWAAQRAEWEKGFGEYAKRNAEKAKTFQDALAKNLPADLEAALPKFPAGKPAATRNAGGDVLAALFPKVPWLIGGSADLAPSTKTLVKAFGSFQKTSYEGRNLHFGIREHGMGGIVAGLAYYGGFLPYGSTFFVFTDYMRPPIRLSALSKIQSLFVFTHDSVFVGEDGPTHEPVEHLATLRAIPNSTVIRPADANETSYAWLAALQNKTGPTSIILSRQNLPVYDRSEATGIACASNVLKGGYVFWESKKGNTPEVILIATGSELEQAFEAGKKLGEEGKAVRVVSLPSWELFEKQGEAYKESVLPKAVTKRVAVEAGIKLGWERYIGDAGKFVGVERFGASGPAPQIAKELGLTTENVLAHAR; encoded by the coding sequence ATGGCCGATACCTTCCAGACCGCCTCCGCCGAAGTCCTCACGGCGAACACGATCCGCACCCTGACCCTCGACGCCGTCGAGGCCGCGAAGTCGGGCCACCCCGGCCTCCCCATGGGCTGCGCCGAATTCGCCACCGTCCTCTGGACGAAGTTCCTGAAGATCGACCCGACGAACCCCAAGTGGCCCAACCGCGACCGCTTCGTCCTCTCCGCCGGCCACGGCTCCATGCTCGTCTACAGCCTCCTCCACCTCGCGGGCTTCGAGTCGGTCCCCCTGGAAGAGATCAAGAAATTCCGCCAGCTCCACAGCCGCACCCCCGGCCACCCCGAGTCGTTCGAGACCGAGGGCGTCGAAGTCACCACCGGGCCCCTCGGCGCCGGCACCGCCAACTCCGTCGGCCTCGCCATGGGCCAGAAGCACAACGCCGCCGTCTACAACGACGCCTCCTTCAAGGTCAGCGACCACAAGGTCTACACCATCGTCTCCGACGGCGACCTCCAGGAAGGCGTCTCCCACGAGGCCGCCGCGTTGGCGGGCCACCTCGGCCTCGACAACCTCATCTGGTTCTACGATGACAACAACGTCTCCATCGAAGGCCACAACGACATCGCCTACAGCGACATCGTTCCCCTCCGCTTCAAGGGCTATAACTGGCACGTCATCGAGATCGACGGCAACGACTGGGCCCAGATCGACAAGGCCCTGACCGAGGCCAACGCCACCGTCGGCAAGCCGACCATCATCATCGGCAAGACCGTCATCGGCAAGGGCTCCCCCAAGATGGCCGGGACCCACAAGGCCCACTCCGACGCCTTCGGCCCCGAGGAAGTCGCCGCCACCAAGAAAAACCTCGGCTTCGATCCCGAGCAGTTCTTCGTCGTCCCCGACAAGGTCAAGGCCCTCTTCGCCGAGAAGCGCCAGGTCTGGGCCGCCCAGCGCGCCGAGTGGGAAAAAGGCTTCGGTGAATACGCGAAGCGCAACGCCGAGAAGGCCAAGACCTTCCAGGACGCCCTCGCCAAGAACCTCCCCGCCGACCTCGAAGCGGCCCTCCCGAAGTTCCCCGCCGGCAAGCCCGCCGCCACCCGCAACGCCGGCGGTGACGTCCTCGCCGCCCTCTTCCCCAAAGTCCCGTGGCTCATCGGCGGCAGCGCCGACCTCGCCCCCTCCACCAAGACCCTCGTGAAGGCCTTCGGCTCCTTCCAGAAGACCAGCTACGAAGGCCGCAACCTCCACTTCGGCATCCGCGAGCACGGCATGGGCGGCATCGTCGCCGGCCTCGCCTACTACGGCGGCTTCCTCCCCTACGGCTCCACCTTCTTCGTCTTCACCGACTACATGCGGCCGCCCATCCGGCTCTCCGCCCTGTCCAAGATCCAGAGCCTCTTCGTCTTCACCCACGACTCCGTCTTCGTCGGCGAGGACGGCCCCACCCACGAGCCCGTCGAGCATCTCGCCACCCTGCGCGCCATCCCCAACAGCACCGTCATCCGGCCCGCCGACGCCAACGAGACCTCCTACGCCTGGCTCGCCGCCCTCCAGAACAAGACCGGCCCCACCAGCATCATCCTCAGCCGCCAGAACCTCCCCGTCTACGACCGTAGCGAGGCCACCGGCATCGCCTGCGCCTCCAACGTCCTCAAGGGCGGCTACGTCTTCTGGGAAAGCAAGAAGGGGAACACCCCCGAAGTCATCCTCATCGCCACCGGCTCCGAGCTCGAGCAGGCCTTCGAGGCCGGGAAGAAACTCGGCGAAGAAGGCAAGGCTGTCCGCGTCGTCTCCCTCCCCTCGTGGGAACTCTTCGAGAAACAGGGCGAAGCCTACAAGGAAAGCGTCCTCCCCAAGGCCGTCACCAAGCGCGTCGCCGTCGAGGCCGGCATCAAGCTCGGCTGGGAACGCTACATCGGCGACGCGGGCAAGTTCGTCGGCGTCGAGCGCTTCGGCGCCTCCGGCCCCGCCCCCCAGATCGCCAAGGAACTCGGCCTCACCACCGAGAACGTCCTCGCCCACGCCCGCTAA